A stretch of DNA from Agrobacterium cucumeris:
CTGACGTTTGGGGACGACCGGGCCTGCCAAAAGATGCAGGCCCGGCGTCCAAGTGCGGGAAACGTCAGTTCGTCTTCAGGAAAGCCTGCGTCTTATCGAAGAACGCCTGATCTTTCACCAGCGCCGAGAACTTCGCCGAGAGACCGGCCGCGACCTCTACGAACGCCTTGCGCTCGTCATCGGTCAGCGTGTTGACCTCCATGCCGTTCTTCTTCAGCGTCTCAAGCGACTTGTCGATATCGGCAGCGTCGTTCTGCGCTTTCCAAAGCTCGGTTTCAGTCGCCGCTTCCTTCAGCGCCGTCTTGAAGCCCTCGTCGAGACCTTCGAAGCGGGCCGGGTTCATGCCCAGCACCCAGGCGTCAGCAATGTGGTTGCTGATCGTCAGATACTTCTGCACTTCGTAAAGCTTGGCGCTGACAGGCACGTTGACCGGATTTTCCTGTCCATCAACAACTTTGAGCTGGAGCGCATTGTAAACTTCAGCAAAAGCCATCGGTGTCGGGGCAGCCCCCATGGCGCCGAAGAATTCGACCCAGAGTGGATTGTTCGGCACGCGCAGCTTCATGCCCTTGA
This window harbors:
- a CDS encoding DctP family TRAP transporter solute-binding subunit, with the protein product MKISKLYGLALAATMLVASIAQAETLTLSTPDADNSEITLAANKFAEIVSKKTDGKLKIKVFPNGTLYGGDPSAGVKQLAGGSLDMLLNSTSLYATFNPKFTAIAIPYQFRDIDQLRVYLDSDLGKELSTDLSKIGILGLDLWSRPLRQITNSKAPIKSPADLKGMKLRVPNNPLWVEFFGAMGAAPTPMAFAEVYNALQLKVVDGQENPVNVPVSAKLYEVQKYLTISNHIADAWVLGMNPARFEGLDEGFKTALKEAATETELWKAQNDAADIDKSLETLKKNGMEVNTLTDDERKAFVEVAAGLSAKFSALVKDQAFFDKTQAFLKTN